The Arthrobacter sp. V1I7 genome includes a region encoding these proteins:
- a CDS encoding NAD(P)/FAD-dependent oxidoreductase: MATDWRPCVVPWQLQAPQFNLKAGNDMGSNPKRIAVIGAGAAGLCAAKHLIALNQDVTVFELGSHVGGLWVYENDSGRSPAYRSLHINSEAKVTGYRDFPLPKDSALFPSHEEIRAYLEAYAERFGVTSRIRFNSKVTAIEPMDAAEDPTWQVTLDDGSSDVFDQVVVANGHQAVPTDPPFAKDFTGTYLHSLNYRTPEPFTGKNVLVIGTGNSGLDIAADVCTVTKSTTISARSPVLIMPRMVLGVPLSRVLAKVERPWVPWLLRRRIRELVTRLVHGSMEQWGFSTPKIRTHPASHPTIISQIAWNRIDVRPGVTAVQGHEVRFADGSSASYDAIIAATGYEVDLPFLTDELSPVVGHRIDLYRRMVHPHWKGLYFVGLFDVSGGANIRMMDIQCRWLAALVQGRIELPGEDKMRASFQAEQRRMASLYPDKPRYGLELDPREYGLALRADLQNSAPALASPSEAADLGVPSQESRTPIG; encoded by the coding sequence GTGGCAACCGACTGGCGGCCCTGCGTCGTGCCCTGGCAACTGCAAGCTCCGCAATTCAATCTGAAGGCAGGAAATGACATGGGTTCTAACCCCAAACGTATCGCTGTAATCGGCGCCGGCGCGGCCGGGCTGTGCGCCGCGAAACACCTCATTGCGCTCAACCAGGATGTCACTGTGTTTGAGCTGGGCTCTCATGTGGGCGGCCTGTGGGTCTATGAGAATGACAGCGGTCGAAGCCCGGCCTACCGTTCACTTCATATCAACTCCGAAGCCAAAGTGACCGGCTATCGGGACTTCCCTTTGCCGAAGGATTCGGCTCTGTTTCCCTCTCACGAGGAAATCCGGGCGTACTTGGAAGCCTATGCCGAGCGTTTTGGTGTGACCAGCCGTATCCGGTTCAATTCGAAGGTCACGGCTATTGAGCCAATGGATGCTGCAGAAGACCCGACATGGCAGGTCACGCTGGATGACGGTTCGAGCGATGTCTTCGACCAAGTAGTCGTTGCCAACGGGCATCAGGCCGTGCCGACCGACCCACCGTTCGCCAAGGATTTCACCGGGACGTACCTCCATTCCCTCAACTACCGCACCCCTGAACCCTTCACGGGCAAGAACGTGTTGGTCATCGGCACCGGAAACAGCGGCCTTGATATTGCGGCTGACGTCTGCACGGTGACAAAATCTACAACCATTTCGGCGCGCTCACCCGTACTGATCATGCCGAGGATGGTGCTCGGTGTGCCTCTTTCCCGGGTCTTGGCTAAGGTGGAGCGGCCGTGGGTTCCATGGCTGCTCAGGCGCAGAATTCGGGAACTCGTCACCCGGCTCGTCCACGGATCGATGGAGCAATGGGGATTTTCAACGCCCAAGATACGAACGCATCCGGCCAGCCACCCGACGATCATTTCCCAGATCGCTTGGAACCGCATCGACGTGCGTCCCGGCGTCACGGCAGTCCAAGGCCACGAAGTGCGCTTCGCCGACGGCAGTTCGGCTTCCTACGACGCCATCATTGCTGCAACCGGTTATGAGGTTGACCTCCCCTTCCTCACCGACGAACTCTCCCCGGTGGTCGGCCACCGCATCGACCTTTACCGAAGGATGGTTCACCCCCACTGGAAGGGGCTCTATTTCGTCGGCCTGTTCGACGTCAGCGGTGGGGCCAATATCCGGATGATGGACATCCAATGCAGGTGGCTCGCCGCACTCGTCCAGGGACGAATCGAGCTGCCCGGCGAAGACAAGATGCGGGCCTCATTTCAGGCAGAACAACGCCGGATGGCTTCGCTGTATCCGGATAAGCCCCGGTACGGTCTGGAGCTCGATCCTCGGGAGTACGGCCTGGCGCTGCGTGCAGATCTTCAGAACAGTGCCCCTGCACTCGCGTCCCCCTCGGAAGCCGCCGACCTGGGGGTGCCATCGCAGGAGTCTCGGACACCCATAGGTTAA
- a CDS encoding TetR/AcrR family transcriptional regulator, whose product MVDVMPKSQDVGSRSTRPTERAFIAVATELFAEKGYYGTSLTDLAQALGLTTASLYYHINNGKPELLFRVLETGMANFLTRLEEIDAAEMDPRTKLRRAVENHLDFVLNNQKAVAVFLRERRFLEPEYRDLHQSRIDRYDHLFTEIVRRAMEEKEIPAGDPTLVRLSILGMINWVVEWYSPDGRLDQADILEAMTRLIMDQMLCRPTTVI is encoded by the coding sequence GTGGTTGACGTCATGCCAAAAAGTCAAGACGTCGGGAGCCGGTCCACGCGGCCCACCGAGCGGGCCTTCATCGCCGTTGCGACGGAGTTGTTCGCCGAGAAGGGTTATTACGGTACGTCACTGACTGATCTGGCGCAGGCGCTGGGGCTGACGACCGCGAGCCTCTACTACCACATCAACAACGGAAAGCCAGAGCTTCTGTTCCGCGTTCTTGAGACAGGTATGGCCAACTTTCTGACACGCTTGGAAGAGATTGATGCGGCGGAGATGGATCCGAGGACAAAGCTTCGCCGAGCCGTGGAAAACCACTTGGATTTTGTGCTTAATAACCAGAAGGCAGTCGCCGTCTTTCTCCGTGAACGCCGCTTTCTGGAGCCGGAGTATCGGGACCTGCATCAGTCCAGGATTGACCGATATGACCACCTGTTTACCGAAATTGTCCGGCGGGCGATGGAGGAGAAGGAGATCCCGGCCGGCGATCCAACGCTTGTTCGGCTTTCGATTCTGGGCATGATCAACTGGGTGGTGGAGTGGTATTCGCCAGACGGTCGCTTGGATCAGGCCGATATTCTCGAAGCGATGACCCGGTTAATCATGGACCAAATGCTCTGCCGCCCAACCACAGTCATTTAG
- the acs gene encoding acetate--CoA ligase — protein sequence MSVPPVLDSRDAFENLSQENRRFAPSAEFAANAVVTEADYADANADRPAFWAKQARDLLSWNKDFTQTLDWSTPPFAKWFVGGEVNAAYNALDRHVEAGNGDRVAIYFEGEPGDTRTYTYAQLTEEVKKAANGFESLGVAKGDRVAVYLPMIPEAVITLLACARIGAIHSVVFGGFSADALRSRIDDAEAKLVVTADGTYRRGKPSALKPAVDEALAHNGHTVQNVVVVKRNGQDVDWHEGRDHWWADTVGMASPEHTAVGHDSEHPLFILYTSGTTGKPKGILHTTGGYLTQTAYTHKAVFDLHPETDVYWCTADVGWVTGHSYVAYAPLINGATQVMYEGTPDSPHQGRWWEIVEKYKVSILYTAPTAIRTFMKWGKEIPARYDLSSIRVLGSVGEPINPEAWMWYREVIGANAGKNGERKDTPAPVVDTWWQTETGAQMIAPLPGVTATKPGSAQVPLPGIAVDVVDELGESVPNGHGGFLVIREPWPAMLRGIWGDPERFKDTYWSRFETMYFAGDGAKKDEDGDIWLLGRVDDVMNISGHRLSTAEIESALVSHPAVAEAAVVGAADETTGQAVVAFVILRGDAVDSGDEIVQELRNHVGKEIGPIAKPKTILVVPELPKTRSGKIMRRLLKDVAEGREVGDATTLADNTVMAQIAQSLKK from the coding sequence ATGAGTGTTCCACCGGTCTTGGATAGCAGAGACGCCTTCGAAAACCTGTCCCAGGAGAACCGCCGTTTCGCGCCCTCGGCTGAGTTCGCGGCGAATGCGGTGGTCACCGAAGCCGACTACGCGGACGCAAACGCGGACCGTCCCGCATTCTGGGCGAAGCAGGCCCGCGACCTCCTGAGCTGGAACAAAGACTTCACCCAGACGCTGGACTGGTCCACGCCTCCCTTCGCCAAATGGTTCGTCGGCGGAGAGGTCAACGCCGCCTACAACGCCCTGGACCGCCACGTCGAAGCCGGCAACGGAGACAGGGTCGCCATCTATTTCGAGGGCGAGCCCGGTGATACCCGGACGTACACCTACGCGCAGCTCACAGAAGAGGTGAAGAAGGCCGCGAACGGGTTCGAATCCCTGGGCGTGGCCAAAGGTGACCGTGTCGCCGTGTACCTGCCCATGATTCCCGAGGCCGTGATCACGCTGCTGGCGTGCGCCCGGATCGGCGCCATCCACTCGGTGGTGTTCGGCGGTTTCTCCGCCGACGCCCTGCGCTCCCGAATCGACGACGCCGAGGCCAAGCTCGTGGTCACCGCGGACGGCACCTACCGCCGGGGCAAGCCCAGCGCCCTGAAGCCGGCCGTCGATGAGGCCCTGGCACACAACGGCCATACCGTCCAGAACGTCGTCGTCGTCAAGCGCAACGGCCAGGACGTGGACTGGCACGAGGGCCGCGACCACTGGTGGGCGGACACCGTGGGAATGGCCTCCCCGGAGCACACCGCTGTGGGGCACGACTCCGAGCACCCGCTCTTCATCCTCTACACGTCCGGCACCACGGGCAAGCCCAAGGGCATCCTGCACACCACCGGCGGCTACCTCACCCAGACCGCCTACACGCACAAGGCGGTCTTCGACCTGCACCCGGAGACGGATGTCTACTGGTGCACCGCCGACGTCGGCTGGGTCACCGGGCACTCCTACGTCGCCTACGCCCCGCTCATCAACGGCGCCACCCAGGTCATGTACGAGGGCACCCCGGACTCCCCGCACCAGGGCCGCTGGTGGGAAATCGTGGAGAAGTACAAGGTCTCCATCCTGTACACCGCCCCGACCGCCATCCGCACCTTTATGAAGTGGGGCAAGGAGATCCCGGCCCGGTATGATCTCTCCTCGATCCGCGTCCTCGGTTCGGTCGGCGAACCCATCAACCCGGAGGCCTGGATGTGGTACCGCGAGGTCATCGGCGCCAACGCGGGCAAGAACGGCGAACGGAAAGACACCCCGGCGCCGGTCGTGGACACCTGGTGGCAGACCGAAACCGGGGCGCAGATGATCGCCCCGCTGCCCGGCGTCACGGCCACCAAGCCCGGCTCGGCCCAGGTTCCGCTCCCCGGCATCGCCGTGGACGTCGTGGATGAGCTCGGCGAGTCCGTGCCCAACGGCCACGGCGGCTTCCTGGTGATCCGCGAACCGTGGCCGGCCATGCTGCGCGGCATCTGGGGCGACCCCGAGCGGTTCAAGGACACCTACTGGTCCCGCTTCGAGACCATGTACTTCGCCGGCGACGGCGCGAAGAAGGACGAGGACGGGGACATCTGGCTGCTGGGCCGGGTGGATGACGTGATGAACATTTCCGGCCACCGGCTCTCCACCGCCGAGATCGAGTCCGCACTGGTCAGCCACCCCGCCGTGGCGGAAGCCGCCGTCGTCGGAGCAGCGGATGAGACCACCGGCCAGGCCGTTGTCGCCTTCGTGATCCTTCGCGGGGATGCGGTGGACTCCGGCGACGAAATCGTCCAGGAGCTCCGCAACCACGTGGGCAAGGAAATCGGTCCGATCGCCAAGCCCAAGACCATCCTCGTGGTGCCCGAACTGCCCAAGACCCGCTCCGGCAAGATCATGCGCCGCCTGCTCAAGGACGTCGCCGAAGGCCGCGAGGTCGGCGACGCGACCACCCTGGCCGACAACACCGTCATGGCCCAAATCGCACAGTCGCTGAAGAAATAG